The genomic interval CACATTGAAACTTGCTCAATTTAAACACATCTAGCCTAAATTGTACTGCATAGTTAAATTCTTAGTGAAAGCCCAGATCCATGCACTTTGCCTTGAAATCTTGCTGAAGCAGGAGATGGAAGCATGTTCTCTGGTTCTATTCACTCCTTCTGCCAACACAGCAGGAAGGGTGCAGTGCAGAAAATGCTACAGCAGCTTCATCTCATGTTTATCAGGGAATTTAGAGAGGCTCTATGAGCAATTCCTGGTACCCTACACAGGCTCAAATATTCTCTGAAGCTTTTGAAGAACTGCATGCCATTCTCATGTTGGACTGAgagttaaattatttttaaaatacaagaaAGCTGACTTAGAAGGTAATGGATATGATAAAAAAGATGGATAAAGTCCATAGTTCTATGTAGCTAGTTGGAGACCAGTCTCCTTTTAATGGTGAAACAGATGAAATGCTGTTTCCCCTCTTGCCAACAGCAGCTCCATGTTGTTGGTCACCTTTGGGTATGAGATTAACTGCCATACTTAATGGCCAAAGCAGCAACTACTTTGGTACAAAATGACTAGCCATTACTGCGCTCTAGTTTTTACAACTGCTGTGATTTACAATGCAGAAACATAACAATTTTCTATCTTGTTTTATAATAAAGGTGTACTTGAAATGAAATCAGAGAATTTGTTTAGCCTGTTTTCTTGTCCCTTTCTCTGAAGCAGATAAAACGCTTTGGCTTTTTGGCAAAAAACTTTTGGCAGAGaaaacacatctcaaaaaggacatattggaaatggaaaaggtgcaaaagagagcgactaaggtggttactggactggggcaccttccttatgaggaaaggctatggcgtttgggcctcttcagcctagaaaagagatgcctggggggacatgattgagacatacaaaattatgcaggggatggacagagtggatagagagatgctctttatactctcacataacaccagaaccaggggacatccactaaagttgagtgttgggagggttaggacagacaaaagaaaatatttctttactcagtatggttgggctgtggaactccttgccacaggagtcTGGCCtgcacgcctttaaaaggggattggacaagtttctggaggaaaaatccattatgggttacaagacatgatgtgtatgtgcaacctcctgattttagaaatgggctatatcagaatgccagtgcaagggagggcaccaggatgcaggtctcttgttatctggtgtgctccctggggcatttggtgggctgctgtgagatgcaggaagctggactagatgggcctatggcctgatccagttgggctgttcttatgtactttggCTGAATGAGGTGCAATTGCCACAGCAGTTGCCCTATAGCCATGGTCCTGTTCTCCCCTGTACATTAAAATTATAGTGCACTAGCAGTTGCAATGCTCATTCTGTCCTGCTCTGGTTTAGAGGCTGCTTTGCAATTTTCGTAACTATACTAAACCCTTGTTGTACACACCATGAAATGCAGGCAGGTTGTTACCAGACATGCTCAATGAAGCTGCCAGCTGAATtcaggtcgggggggggggggggaatatctcaCCACAAGACTAATGCATGAAGAGACTTGTCAATATAAGCTCAGCACTAAGCTGCTCAATCATACCAGTGAAAAGTTGAGGCTTCAGTATCTTTAAAGAGTTTTTATACTTCAGTCTTCACTTGTATTCAAATAGTCATCTATTTGCATCTCATTTGAATTAGCTACTCTGCTATGAAGGGCAAAGTTTGTCAATACTCTTAATTTTCCACACATATTTTAATGAATTGGATCTAATTGTCTTAATATGAAAGAGGACCACATCAACAAGCAAGTAGGTAAAACCAACTTGATTAGTTTTATTTAGGATTTACCTGTTTCTAATCTCTGTATTGAAGATATTGCCTCCATCGCCCACACTTTTCTTTCCAGCAATTTCCATTTGTACATTTTCTGTAAGTTAAACCTGTAGAAAGTAAATACTGCAACCAGAAATTCTAAAGCCTGAATGTCCATTTCTAAGTTTACTGACTATCAGGAAGACACACTAGAACACGCACTCACATAGCAGCTATTCTGCTGTATTTGACAGACTGAAGCTTGTTACTGGAAAAACTTGCCCAAACCACATTAGTGATAAAAATAAGTTTTACTGTACAGGATGCATTCCCATCTTAACTTCATTTCAAGCATCTCTATTACAAGAATGACATGGAAAACTCATGCTACATAAAAGGAACACtttaaaagttttgtttctttgggCAGGGAACAAGGACAACATTCAACCAAGAGATCTAAAGCTGACAGTCACAGAAACTTATCAATCAAGCATTTCCCCCCACAAAGAATTACTGGCAAGCTAACTACATCTATTGCAATCTTGGAGATTTCCACATTTACAAAACAATACTTCTGGGTAAGCCATTGCATTTAGACCAGGATGTATCAAAAGTAAGGAGAATAGTTACTACCTTATATTCCAAGTATAGAGAAAATAAGTTTTAGTAgtttatttacaaaaatatttTGTAGTTTACAAAAGTGAGAAGCTGCCAGCAATTCCATGCTTGTCTGCAAGGAAAAAAGTGTTATACAAAACTTTTGACTAAATTCTTTGATCTACAGTTGGTCAGATTATTGGCTAAGCACAAATCAAAACTGAACATTTCTTTCATTGGAGTACATGCTGAATCTGGTAATAAGCAATAAATGGATGTTATCTTTTGACATTCTCTTTAGTGCTTAATGCAATTCTCTGATTTAAAGCAGATTAAGGATCTAACATTTTTTCTCTAAAGAGTTAAACTAATGGGAACTAGCCCCATGTTTTGGATAGCTTTATAAGCCAATGTTTACCATCTGAAAATTCAGCATTATTCAGAAGTACTAATGGAAGCATTTAGCACTGATTGACCAGTATCTGTGTACATCTTTTGGTGAAGGCGTTAGTTAAATGTGTATTTTCCATTTGTATGTGTATTTGGCATTATAAAGAACCTTAGATATTATAAGAACCTAAGGATACTTGCCACTCCCTTACAAGGGAAGCCAAGATAAGCTTCTGTTTTTCCTACATGTTTCTAAATTAGATTTCTAGATTGTACAACAAGTTATCCCATACTTACTGTTTTACTAATAAAGGGATATTTCCATTTTTCTAATAACTAAGGCTTAGCCAGAGTTGTTTCATGTTTTTTGAATAAAACTTCTTGTatccccaaactcctacaaaaaaaaagttcaggctTTGATTCAAAGTGCCCCATGCATGAAGAGGGAAACAAGGGgttgggattccccccccccccacttagcaCACCATTCCAAAGGGTCCTTAGAAGTGACTTAGGGAACGTAGCATGAAAGTACCGGTTCACATCGAAAACCCTACAGTTTGCATCCAAGTCTTTGTTTTATTTGTGGAGAACCAAATGAGATTTTTTGTATTATGGAAACAGTTGAATAAATCATCTGCCCTATTTGTCTTAAGCTAAGCATTTCACACATGAAATTGCATCTCTACTTGTAAACAAGTCATTGGATAAATCTGGGGTTCTAAATCAATTTCAGCCAACCTTGCAATTTTGAACAAATTTTGTTTCAAAGTGTAACAGACCTGTTAGTTCACAGGGGCTGAAACAGCTTCTGCTGATGTGTAGCTACCACCAGTACCTTTTTTTGAAAGGCCATTAACACAAAGTTCACTACATGTGCTAAAGCCTATCAATATCAATTACTTAGAGACTGATCTTAGACTTCTTTCTGTTTAAGTAAGGAATCAATAAGTGTCCACAGATGTTGCTGTTAATAGTCACTGCTGTTTTTTGTACAGGCAAGGCAACCCCAGCTTCTTCTTGCCTTTGATTCTgcacatttgatttttttctgcctTTGACTTTGCTACATACATTGGCTGTAAGTATCACCAACTGGCTGGCAGTTTTAGTCCCACACGCTTTCCCACTTAGGGGTTTGCAATGTTTTATATGTCATGTGCATAAACAgattgtgctttttaaaaaaacaaccatagGAACATTTATCATTGTATTTGgcactttttaaaagcatgaaCTGTACAGAGTGtaaaaatggggagaggggaaaaggaCAGAAGGTGCTAGTCAATCCATGCTGTGCAACTCTGTGGAAAGAACTGAGTATGTGTCAATGCTGCGAATGCACCCTTGTTACAGCATCATCTGTTTATGTACATCCATACACACATTATGACCAACAGCTCGAACATCTGACTGTCGTGTCAGTTTTTCTGAATAGCTTCATATAAAATTTTCATTGATCTCAACTAGTTTCCTATGGAAATCATGTCTGACAATTAGCTAACACTGGACACAGATTTTAAATAAGTCATTTTTAATGTACTGTACATGTATAAAAAGTACCAAACTCATCCAACTGAGGATGAATTTACTTGTCAAGCAGCCATTTTCTAGAAGGACCTTAACAAGTGAACCCTGATACTTTAAGCTTTTAGCTGTGAAGTGGTCCTACAAAATCTCCAAGGGATCTTCAGCTTTTCCTCAGGCTCAAGTCGCTATTTGTTACTAATGCCGACAGAGACGTGCTTTCCGATGCGTCATCTTTCTTGAGATTCAGGAATGATTCTCTGGTGATCTGCAGGATTTCTCTCAACCCTTTGTTTTCTTGCTGTAACCAAAACACTGTTTTTAAAGTAGCATTCTTGCACACACAGAGGCAATGGATGCGCATATAAAGCTTAAACAGGGAACAGGAGTTGACAGTTCACCAAATACGCTGATTACAGTTTATAAGCCAAGCTCCCAGCACCCCCCAGGACAGGGCTCCTTCCTTACCAGACAGAGCTGCTTCTGCAGTGCCCTCCGTCATCTTTCCTTCCTCACAAGGTCAGGAATGGAGACTATTTCCTAAGCAGGGCCCTCatgaagaaggaaggagaacagagtggcggCATCACAGGGACAGCCCTGTCTGATGGGGGAGGtctgaaaggcaggcaggcaggcagtttgTTAACTGGCACACTTGGTTAACTGACATCTCCACCCACTGCTTCAGGTTGGTTAATGAAGCTTTTACTGTAGTTAACAGTCTTTTATATACTGTCCAATAGTTAGGTTTAGCAGCATAAGACATTGCTAGTGTCACTGGAATTAAAATTAGCCCATAGGAATAAAGTTCTaaaccagtggtccccaaacattttagaggccttaggctgctgcctgatttataaatgccaaggggtgtagctataatggtgattgggcagcagtgcctccccaagtagcagcttgtttaacccttgatgcacagagctCAATCTGCCCTGCCAGTTTCATGACCCAACCAAAATTGCATCCAGGACCTCTGTGCTAAACTATAGTGCTATACTCTTAACAGTTCAATGTGTGTCTCTACTTCGaagaaagctccactgagttcaacaggacttcctcccaagtaagaaTGTATAGCAAACAGCAATCTTTGAAATATGTGCAAGTTGTCTAATAATAATTGTTGCTTTTCACAGGAAGTATTAAAGTGCATTTTTAATGACATTTCTGGATATGAAAACTATTTGCCTTCTGCTAGATGACCAATGTAtttcaaacagaaaaagaaatccaACACCCCTTTGACATTAATAATGGATTCCGAGTTCATTTTCAGTGTCTAGCTTCAAAAGTGTTAGATCTATTCATTTCAGTGCTTTAAAATTCTTCTCtcaaatataaaatattaaacagattatttttttaaacagtcagGTTCTTTCATTTTCATAAGGATTTAGGAATTTAATACTTACTTCAAGTTGAAAAATGCGTTCCTGTTCTTTGCAACCCTGCTGCTCATCTATTTCTATGGCCTTTCGCATTACTGCTGCCATTTCTGTGATTTGGTCCACATGTACTTGTAGGTCCTAcaacaaagaagaaaataaaatagctAGTAACATTTCAATTCAAACTGTCAACTGACAGTTAATTGTATTTTATTAGATCAACCACAGCTTACAATCCAGAATTAGTTTAAGAATAAAATATATCCCACATGCATTTCCAAAACTATTAACCGATGTCATAGAACAGTCAAGGTTTTACAAGAGACTGTCTTCTAGTAGAATAATGCACTTTGCCCATTTCAAGATTAAATATTAACCATTGTCAAAAACATAAAATCTTTGCAGACAATGACATAAAGTTAATTTAACAACTCTTGCTTCATTTTCAGGATGCCCTCACTGAGCAGTCTTTCAGCAACTTCACATCATCCACCTTTTCAGGGTGATGGGGGCCCAATACTATGCACAACATTCACACCAGTGTTAATAATTTGACTGAGAAAGGAGAACAAGTCGTCTTCTCAGTACGTGACAACCTAGAGTTGTGTTCCATTCTTGGCAGCTAATCCACTTATCTAGCAATAAACATAGAAAGGAATGCCAATGAAATTATTCAACATGCTTTTGGAAACTGCAGAAACATATCTGTTAAATTAGCACCTGTAAAAAACTATTCAGGCTAACAGCAGCCTATTGGGATAGCAGCACTCAGAGAAAACTACCCAGTTCTTTGGGCATAGAGGCCGAAGGTACATTTTTAATGCAGTGCTGTGCCTGTGGCATGCTTGTAAAAACAGTCATGTTTAACATACCCAGCAGGGGAAAAGCATTCTATATATCCAAATATAGTATAAGCACAACTTTATTACCAAGACAAcagcatttgtttttaaaacaccataTTTGTTTGCAAACATTAAACCCATTGCCATGGCTCGGGctctccctggggcaaggggacaaatggccccttaccttgaggagacctccagactgctaaATTTCCCTGTATcaatggtcctcaaactttttttCATACCACGACCCCACTAAATATATACATACCGTACAAAACTGTTGACCGACTGTCAATCTATCCCACTCCTGGGACCCTATGGGatcctcctgcccccatcactgcccactacccacccccataatgctctcccagcactgttcactgtaaccaaatattgttagagagaacagaaagttACCACAAAGCAGAATTTTACAGCATTAAAAGTTTACTGAATTTTTAAGACGTTATTACCTTAGAGTGCTGCTCCTTTAACTTCATTATTATACCTGGATCATCCTTTTTGCTAGCCATGAGCAGTCGAAACATCTGCTCTCTATATTTGCTCATTATTAGCTCCAAAGCAGACTGATGTTCTTCAAGAGAAGTGCGtaactctggaaaaaaaaaagcacatgcaTACATGACATACTAAATGCTATCTAAATATGAGGCATTCCAGCTTGACAGCGTTAAGTTACTGGAAGATTTTGGTTACATAAAATTAACCCAAATTTCTGACAGTGTGAAACAAATAGTGCCTAGCACACAATAAAAGCAAGCACAAAGGTACACTACTAGCAAAAGTAACCCTTTGTTCCTGATAGTCACTTTAATCTCCTCATAAAACTACATTAAATTTACCTTTTAAAAAGTATGCATCTCTATAGCAATTCCCAACTCAGGTGACTGAATGCCTATCAGTTTGTATAGAGAACAGGGCCACCCACAGACAAGGCAATGGTTCCTACACATTTGGGGGACTTGCTAGCTACACAGAAGATCTGTTTCTAACTTAAAGGAAAAGGAGGCAAAATGCAAGGCAACCTGGTGCAGCCTCCAGGAATATTGGGTTGgcagctgaaagaaaaaaaaactgaagaaaatgAGGCAGGTGGAGATGGGCATTAGAGTTGGAAGATGCAATACTTTGTTGAAGGTTCCTCTTGTTATCTACTGCATAAAGTATTGTATCAACATAGACAGCCAGTGCCCAATCATTAATCCTATCACCCCCATTTTCTAAACCtattacggcccaatcctatccagttttccagcccagtgcagctgcaatgcagcccctaggcaaaggaacaaatgctcccttaccttgtggaggccttcataactaccctcccaccacaggatgcagcacaaacccagtaggcatggctacatcagggctggaaagttggataggatttggtccttagatGGAAGCAAGATCTATCCatacaggtgtttgaaaactgtgttattcagaagtaagagcccattgcattcagtaagacataagctgtaatcctaacttactcactggaaacaaacatctctatctATTGACTTAATGGAGCTTATTTCTAATTGTTTGTGTtggtgcaaggaaaaaaaaagcccttttatttttaaagttttagaTTAACTTGTAGTAAGCAATTTTTGAAAAGAAATAtagcttaaattttttttcttctctgcttctATAAATAACCCAAATGTCAGCATTACAAACAGGAGTCCATAAAAGACAAACACTGAAAACCTTTTACCCACCTTCTCTATATAATGTCTCATTTTAAGCTActcctccctttctctctctcaattCCTGTTGGCTGCTACGTTTAGTAGCCATCTACTCTGCACTAGTCTCTACCTATTCAATCTTCTGCCAACTCCTGGGACAAGTTCTTCAGACCCATCTATCTAAACAAGTTCCCCTTCTATaggccatttctgctcaacgttgcatatcgtgttggcatccttcagtctcggaagacgatggtgtcacgctctgaatggtggttctggaacagtgtcctctccagtgcgcgaagcctgggtaaagtaggtatggaggataggctgttacccatgcagcaaatctcccctctccatgtcactgaaatggtccaatggaaaggcagaagccaatacagttggttccagcggcgtcgcaggagttgccagaacgtgactgtgttcagccatgaactgcctcagggactcctgctccggattttgcctccaggttgactcctgaagccttttccataactggatgtagccacaaggcagtggagatttgggatcagagttttccttctctcagatgagctgccttcccaggctaacaagtcccatctacccggtggctgtttagtcacctcttacgacaagtacagccaaactgagggcctattcttatccccagcccccaggggaatttttTTTGGGCAGAAACGTTGCATATACGTATCAGGGAtcaaatctgtacacctgtgggctgggcagaaatgggttaaccacaGTAGCACCCATGCACTACATTCAGAGACTTGGCAACTTAACAATGTATCTGCATGGTGGTGGTAGTGATGTAATCAGTATTGTTCGTATTTGAAATTACTGGCTacccaaaagaaaattttttttaaacttaatggAAAATTCTTGGGATTTAAACCAGTAATtttataaattatgcaaataatgCAGAACAAAACTCTATCCAGACAGAATATTTACCTTTATTTTCTTGCTGCAGTTCCCTGATCTGCCTGTTTTCCTGCTGGATGCCCAATACTAATGAAGAGCGAGGCCTATGTCTTGCTACTTCATTAAGTTCTTGTATTTCTTCCTGGTACTGCAATATAAAGTGACAAAAAGGGGAATTAGTCTGGGATTAATTGGAAGGTTGAACAATACAAGTAACTTCATAAGCCCAAGGAAGTTAAATTATCAACTGGTTTGCCAACTAAAGCCGAACAGCCCAACACCATGATTtgctgtggtggtgatgatgatgataatgcaggtatttatataccgcctttcttggttgtcagatttctcctcagactttattcaagacggtttacatagtataggtattggcaaccttcagtctcgaaagactatggtatcgcgctctgaaaggtggttctggcacagcgtctagtgtggctaaaaaggccaatccgggagtgacaatcccttccacaccgggagcaagtgcagtctgtccctggtctgtctccctggctatgggccttccttctttgcctcttagcctcagactgttggcaaagtgtctcttcaaactgggaaaggccatgctgcacagcctgcctccaagcgggccgctcagaggccagggtttcccacttgttgaggtccatccctaaggccttcagatccctcttgcagatgtccttgtatcgcagctgtggtctacctgtagggcgctttccttgcacgagttctccatagaggagatcctttgggatccggccatcatccattctcacgacatgaccaagccaacgcaggcgtctctgtttcagcagtgaatacatgctagggattccagcacgttccaggactgtgttgtttggaactttgtcctgccaggtgatgccgaggatgcgtcggaggcagcgcatgtggaaagcgctcagtttcctctcctgttgtgagcgaagagtccatgactcgctgcagtacagaagtgtactcaggacgcaagctctgtagacctggatcttggtatgttccgtcagcttcttgttggaccagactctctttgtgagtctggaaaacgtg from Tiliqua scincoides isolate rTilSci1 chromosome 7, rTilSci1.hap2, whole genome shotgun sequence carries:
- the FGFR1OP2 gene encoding FGFR1 oncogene partner 2, with amino-acid sequence MSCTIEKALADAKALVERLREHDNAAEALIEQTTALNKRVEAMKQYQEEIQELNEVARHRPRSSLVLGIQQENRQIRELQQENKELRTSLEEHQSALELIMSKYREQMFRLLMASKKDDPGIIMKLKEQHSKDLQVHVDQITEMAAVMRKAIEIDEQQGCKEQERIFQLEQENKGLREILQITRESFLNLKKDDASESTSLSALVTNSDLSLRKS